One Argentina anserina chromosome 6, drPotAnse1.1, whole genome shotgun sequence genomic window, CTTGGCCACATTTCTTCTTTCACCCACATTTCCAAGAAAAAATATCGCTCtcctccatcttcttcttAACCTTTTCATGACTCACCGGCAACTTGCTGGATCACTCACATGACTAACCTCCTCAAATTCATCTTCCCCTGTTCCTCATCTATATTTTCCCGGTAACCTACCCGTCGGCAGTTGCCTGATCACTACCCATAcccatatatgatatattcATTTTCAGATAGCAGAGGAAAGAAGCCCGCATAGACTTCTAGCTTCACAAGAACTTTGCAGACTAAAATATACACATGAATGGTGGTCTCGGCAAGCTTGGGACTGTACTCACTCTAGTGATTGCAGTCTCTCTTCTTGTAGGTCTTGTAGGCCAGATCTTCTACATCCTCTGTCGCCGGAAGAAGCTTCATAACCGGAGCTTCCCTCACCGCACCGAGTCAGTTCTCCCCGGAGACTCGGCCTCGTCACAGTCCAGAGGGTTTTTCAGTTTCTTCTTGTGCTGGAAAAATCAGTCTCGCATCGAACCTCAAGAGGCTCGTCACGACGTCCCACCTTCGAATTACCACAACGAATTACAGGAGTTAGAGGACATCATCAAGTGGCAGGCACTGTACGGGTCGTCGAGGCTTTTGTTCactatagaggaaggagagagagagggattgGACTCGGAGACGACGTATTCTTCATGTGCAGAGAAAGAGGTAGTAGTGAAAACGAAGACGACGACGAAGGTGTACTTGGAAGAGTGTCATGGGGTACCAGATGTGGCGGTGACTGTTGTGAATATAGAGATGGACGAGTTGTTTACGACGCCGTTGGAGACTCCTTGTGCTTCGCCGCCGTACTATACACCATCGGCTTCTCCTACTCGTGAATCAGTCTAGCTAGCTTGTACGTTAGTTTTAGACTTGTAGTCGTGTAAGGAAAGCTTAGTGGTGATTGCGTTTGCCGGTTTACGGGTTAAACATCCCGGTTCGAATctcgtttttattttatttttggagCATTTTTCTACTTCATTTTTCGTGGGCATGTCATTTTCGTCTTTCGTTATCAGTGATGTGTTTAGCTACTGTAGGTGTGTTACTGTGTAGATCATTGATGGCTTAATGCTTTTCGTACAAAGAATGGTTGGGAAAGTTAAAGTGTGCATTTGTAAAATCAATAGCCGTTGGGTTAAAGACCGGCCATGCCTCCTAATTAGCGTCTTCAGcgctaagtagcacggacacggacacaaGTGTTCGTATTAGACACGATTTGATatgtagacacggcatatataaTGTTTTTTAAACagggacacgtggtggacacgttaattaaaattatatatatatatattaaaaaattaatttaaaattttgaaagtatttagatgtatatatattaaagtgtgcataaatgtaacaaaaattgaatttgttagaatggttgaggagttgttaggtgccttggatgaccaaggtttgaatcccaccacaaccagtcttatttttatcatgagtttctctccatatatatatatatattaaagtgtgcataaatataacaaaaaccgaatctgttggaatggttgaggagttgttgggtgcTTTGGATGACCAAAGTTCGactctcaccataagcactttcacttttatcatgagttggtgcgtgtccctGTGTCCAAAgtgagttcgcgtgtccgattcATACACTAGCGTATCCGAGCGTGTCtgagcgtgtccgtgtcgaACACGCAATACGGACCCTAGAAGCCGTGTCCATGCTTCATAGCTTCAGCGTCTTcctcacctttttttttatagaaaaagGAAATCCATATTCAccaaacaaaattataattataaagGAACACTCACTAGTGGAATAAAATTCTCCATATTTTGTCCGACCAACACTACTAGTCACAGGGTTATCACAAGAAGAAATAGACATGAGCCAAAAAGGCTCAATCCTGAACCAATGAAGATTGATTCTAGAAGTAGTCGTTAACGAATAACATATTCATCGTCAATCTTAAGAAGAGAACCGCACTAATAGCATCATAAACCAAACCTCCGATATATTTGCAGAGACAACCTCCTCATTACATTAGCACTTACAAACAACTGATTTTAAAATAATCCCTAGAAATGACATACAccaaaaatatgtgtactcaacAACACGACAAAATCCTACCTACCGACAACCCAAACCCTGGCTCAAAGAGGAAGGACGACAAACCACCTAtaacctaaaaaaaaaagaaacagacATGTGTCAAAAGACCCTAGCCCACCTAAACAATCCTAATTGACCTAACCCAGGCCTACCTCCTTAAACATGCGGAGAACCAAATCTCCGCCAACTTCTGATCACAAGACCACCCTTCGTTGATACTGGccaccacaaaaaaaaaactccaacCATGTTTGCATCATAGTAGTGGCACCCTTCTCGTCTGGATACAGCCTAGCGGTGAGGCACCAAGATCTGACCCGAATCAAACCAGATAAGACATCGCCATTATCGTCGCTATCCATTCTTAGATCTCCGCACAAACTCCGCACCACCTTCCGACAAAACCCTGCTCATCACCTCACCGACAGCGCCATAAAATCAACATCGAGATTAACCGTTACAACCGAAAGCCCGAGCAGATTTCCAACTACACTAGAACCGTCGCCCTCAATAGATTCACCACCAGCATCCCCCTAAGCTAGGCCCCCATGGACCCGCTACAGCTCCCATATGATGACGACGTCATCAGACGCGTCGCTGGACGATCACGAAACCTCGAAAGGAAAACCCTAAAACCTCATGTTTTTGCATTGTTAATCAAGACGAGAAGTTTTAGAGCTATCTGCACATAACGAT contains:
- the LOC126799950 gene encoding uncharacterized protein LOC126799950 encodes the protein MNGGLGKLGTVLTLVIAVSLLVGLVGQIFYILCRRKKLHNRSFPHRTESVLPGDSASSQSRGFFSFFLCWKNQSRIEPQEARHDVPPSNYHNELQELEDIIKWQALYGSSRLLFTIEEGEREGLDSETTYSSCAEKEVVVKTKTTTKVYLEECHGVPDVAVTVVNIEMDELFTTPLETPCASPPYYTPSASPTRESV